The following DNA comes from Ardenticatenales bacterium.
TGGAGCATAGGCCTGCTGCCGGACATTCGCCGTTTGTATGGGTATCATGGGGCGGAGCATAAAACGATTAACGCTTATGAGGCAGGCGCGGCGCTCACGCCGGAGTCTGTGGCCCGTTTTCCGCTGGAGCATCCGCGCTGTGGTACGGCTTTTTTGTTGACGGTGGTGATCGTTTCCATTCTTTTGTACAGTTTTTTCCCGCCGTTGAACCTGGCGCTGCGTATTGTCTCGCGCCTGTTGTTGCTGCCTGTGGTTGCCGGCATTGCTTACGAGATCATCCGTTTCTCCGCCAAACATCTTGATAACGTCTTCATTCGCATCATCATAAAGCCCAACCTGGCTTTGCAGCGGCTGACCACTCGTGAACCAGACCAGACCATGTTGGAAGTCGCCATCACCGCCTTTCAACAGATGATGGCCCGTGAAAGCGGGACTGTTTACGCAGAACCCGCGCTCGTGCTCGCGGAAACATCAGACGCAACCCCTCGTTAGAATTCATATACCGCCGGCGCGCCACCCTGCCCCAGAGATGCGGGCAATCTCTCCGCTTTGGTTTCTTGCCCGACTGCGCAGCTTCGCGCAACCGCCGATTTGCGCGTTTCCCGCGCCGATTGGTCTACCAGTGGCGCGCTGACTCCGCCAGTGTTCGCTGCATGCCGTATCGCAGCTTGACGCGCACCCGCTCGCCGGGGGTGTGCTTACTATCCCCGTCACCATATCGGAGATGCGTCGGGCATCCCGGCATGGCAATGTGGGCGATCAGGTCCTGCTGAGGTGAAAGGAACAGTATGTCCAGGGGTGAAAAGCATAATCAGACCGGGTTACAATTTTACGGTGATTGGGAATTGGAGAAAGCGGTAGCCGCTTTTCGTAAAGCGACGGCTGCTGAACCGGATAATCCCGAATATCACCTCAATCTGGCGCGCGCGTTTGCCCGTTCCAGCAGCTTCGACGAGGCGATTCAGGCATTGGGCGAGTACCTGCGCACGGAGACGGACGCCCAACTCGCCAGCCGCTACGAACGCCTGTTTTCCTCGGCGCTGGATGACGTGGAAAGCGCCCTCATTGAGGGCATGCGCCGGTTGGAGTTATCCATTCAGTACACCGGCAAGGCGATCCAGATGTGGTTGGAGTATCGCATCACGATTGGGCGGCGGCCGTTGCGCGTGACGAAGCCAGAGTTGTGGGCGGCGGCGCTGGCCTACACGATTGTGAAGGTGAATTTCCTGCAACTTAAACTGGGCGCGGTGGCGGCGGCCTTTTCCGTCAGCGAGCGGTCGCTAAAGGAACGGTTTGGTGAACTGGTGCAGGCTTTGGATTTAATGCCGGCAGATTACCGTTACTTCGTGGGTGATCAAAACCCGCTGGACAAACTCGTAGAAGCGGCGCAGATCATGGAAGAACTGGACCAGCGCTTCATGGAAGACTGAGGAATAATGAGAACATCTTCCCGGAAGCTGTTACCCAGGACTATCGTCTGTGACGAAGCTTCCGGGAAGATCATTGAGAACATCTTCCCGGAAGCTGTTACCCAGGACTATCGTCTGTGACGAAGCTTCCGGGAAGATCATTGAGAACATCTTCCCGGAAGCTATTACCCAGGACTATCATCAGTGATGAAGCTTCCGGGAAGATCATTGAGAACATCTTCCGGAAGATTAGGACTATCATCAGTGACGAAGCTTCCGGGAAGATCATTGAGAACATCTTCCCGGAAGCTGTTACCCAGGACTATCGTCTGTGACGAAGCTTCCGGGAAGATCATTGAGAACATCTTCCCGGAAGCTGTTACCCAGGACTATCATCTGTGATGAAGCTTCCGGGAAGATCTTTTACAGAGGAGTCACCACGCCACTGCGCGACACCACCAACAAACGAAAATAGCGCGGTTGACAGGCGGCGCTTCTCCCAACTGTCAACTGACCACTACCCACTGTCAACTGACCACCATTTACAAAGGAGTCACTCAATGTTAAACAAAATTGCACTTTATGGCGCGGGCAACGTCGGCGCTACAACGGGCCACTGGCTGGCGAACAAGGAAGTCGGCGACATCGTCATGTTCGACATTTTTGGGCAGGTGGCTGCCGGCAAAGCCCTCGACCTCTACGAAGCAGGACCGGCCATCGGCTTTGATTCCCGCATCACCGGCAGCAGCGACGTAAGCATCATCGAAGGCGCGGACGTGGTCGTCGTCACCGCCGGCGTGCCGCGCAAGAAGGACCCCGTCACCGGCAAATTCCCCAGCCGCGATGAACTGGTGAAGATCAACCAGGACGTGATGACGGTCGTCTCCGAAAACATCAAGAAGTACGCCCCGGACAGTATCGTTATCGTTGTCACCAACCCACTGGACGCCATGTGCCACGTGATCAAGGAGATCACCGGCTTCCCGCGCGAACGCATCATCGGCCAGGCGGGGGCGCTGGATACGGCGCGCTACAAGACCTTCATTGCCATGGAACTGGGCGTGAGCGTGGAAGATGTACACGGCATCGTCCTCGGCGGGCACGGGGACACGATGGTTCCGCTGCCCCGACATACGTCGGTCGCCGGCATTCCCGTCACCGAACTCATCTCCCCGGAAAAACTGGACGCCATCATCCAACGCACCGCCAAAGGGGGCGGCGAAATCGTCGGCCTGCTCGGCTACAGCGGCTACTACGCCCCCGCCGCCGGCGCCGCCATCATGGTCGAATCCATCCTCAAAGACAAAAAGCGCGTCATCCCCTCCGCCATCTACACCCAGGGCGAATACGGCTACCATGACCTCTTCATCGGTCTGCCCGCCGTTCTCGGTCGCCGGGGCGTGGAACACATCATCGAAATGGACCTGAACGAAACGGAACGCGCCATGCTCGACCACTCCGCCGAAGCGGTCCGCTCGGTCGTGCAAGTGTTAGGCTATTAGGCGTTTGCAAGGTATGAGAGGCAAGCGAGTCTTGCCCCTCATACCTCATACCTCATCAAAGATGTCTACTTCGCATCAGGAAATGCCGATTTTTACGCGCACTTTTGATTTCCTGACCTGGCTGTTGCCGCAAACGAATCACTTCCCGCGCGCCCATCGGCACACGTTTACACAGCGACTGTTGGAGGCCGCATTTGATCTGCGAGAACGACTCGAAGAAGCAAATTGGCAGCAGGGCAACGCCCGGCTGCAAAAACTGCAGGAAGCAGATGAAGCCTTATCCAAAGTGCGGCTGTATCTGCGTCTGGCATATCGCTGGAAGTGGCTCACGCCAGGCCAATACGAACATGCGGCAGCGATGATGACGGAAATCGGGCGCTTACTTGGCGGATGGAAAAAGAAAACTGGCAGGTAACGGCGTCACTTCACCATACATTATTGATCAGGAGCTGGAGTCTGGCGAAAACCACATATGGTGGTCGGAGTCGAGACTTTAGCCGGATCAAACCGCCATATGTGGGCCGGCTGAAGCCTCCACTCCAAAAACGCCAGTGTCCAGTCAGGAAGTGCAACCTCCAGCCGCTCACACCGGCTGATGTTGGGGGCAAAACCCATAACGGCTGCTCCGCCCGCAACAGGAACGACCCGCACAACAACTTCAACGACAACAACGGGTTTCGGGTGGCAGTTTCCACACTTCTCCTGCAGGTTGTGTCCCAACCGGAATTGCCTGGCGGGTACGCCTTCCGGGCCGAGGTGAGAAATGGCGGGGTTTTGTCCTGGCCGCGCCCAAAGCGTCAGCCGCGGGCCGGGCAAATAACAACGGGCCGCGTCTCCCCGGTTCGTCCCTGAGACGCGGCCACTTTTCACAAACCGTGTTGGCTCTGCAGAATTTAAGCGGGAGTGGAGGCTTTAGCAGAATTTAAGCGGGAGTAGAGGCTTTAGCAGAATTTAAGCGGGAGTGGAGGCTTTAGCCGGAACGGTTGCAGAATTTAAGCGGGAGTGGAGGCTTTAGCCGGAACGGTTGCGACAGAATCTCCTCTCCGCCCCCCTATCAGGAGATGACCCCACGAGTTCCCCCAAAGCCACCTTGTTTCACGCCCTCTGTAGTTGGGATAACTTGCTCCAGGCTTACCAGCAGGCCAGTCGCCGCAAACGGGGGCGGGGCGATGTGGCCGCCTTTGAATATCGCCTGGAAGACAACCTGCACGACTTGCAGCAAGAGCTGCGCGCTCGCACTTACACTCCGGGCCGCTACAACAGCTTTTTCATCCACGAACCGAAGCGGCGGCTGATCAGCGCGGCGCCGTTTCGGGACCGTGTGGTGCATCACGCCTTGTGTAACGTTATCGAACCGATTTTTGAGCGCGCGTTCATCTACGATTCTTACGCCAACCGTGTGGGCAAGGGCACGCACCGCGCCCTGGACCGGGCGCAGCAGTTTGCCCGCCGTTTCCCCTACGTGCTGCAATGCGACTTGCGCCAGTTCTTTCCCTCTATTGACCACGCCATTCTGCGCCGCATTCTGCGCCGCAAGCTCACCGACCCCGACGTGTTATGGTTGATTGACGAAATCCTCGGCAGCGGGGAGGGCGTTCTCAATGAGCAGT
Coding sequences within:
- the mdh gene encoding malate dehydrogenase, which encodes MLNKIALYGAGNVGATTGHWLANKEVGDIVMFDIFGQVAAGKALDLYEAGPAIGFDSRITGSSDVSIIEGADVVVVTAGVPRKKDPVTGKFPSRDELVKINQDVMTVVSENIKKYAPDSIVIVVTNPLDAMCHVIKEITGFPRERIIGQAGALDTARYKTFIAMELGVSVEDVHGIVLGGHGDTMVPLPRHTSVAGIPVTELISPEKLDAIIQRTAKGGGEIVGLLGYSGYYAPAAGAAIMVESILKDKKRVIPSAIYTQGEYGYHDLFIGLPAVLGRRGVEHIIEMDLNETERAMLDHSAEAVRSVVQVLGY
- the avd gene encoding diversity-generating retroelement protein Avd, with protein sequence MPIFTRTFDFLTWLLPQTNHFPRAHRHTFTQRLLEAAFDLRERLEEANWQQGNARLQKLQEADEALSKVRLYLRLAYRWKWLTPGQYEHAAAMMTEIGRLLGGWKKKTGR
- a CDS encoding DUF1385 domain-containing protein — its product is MSQEPDGLNFNYGGQAVIEGVMMRGSQALAVSVRNPHGEIVTHVEPLNQAIYGSKMARLPFARGLTLLWDALGLGIKALMFSAEVAVPEEEKADPQGKAFEGPVQVGTVAISLAFAIGLFFVLPVFLASLIEGWLHLRESQVVSNLIEGGIRLLILVGYIWSIGLLPDIRRLYGYHGAEHKTINAYEAGAALTPESVARFPLEHPRCGTAFLLTVVIVSILLYSFFPPLNLALRIVSRLLLLPVVAGIAYEIIRFSAKHLDNVFIRIIIKPNLALQRLTTREPDQTMLEVAITAFQQMMARESGTVYAEPALVLAETSDATPR
- a CDS encoding tetratricopeptide repeat protein: MEKAVAAFRKATAAEPDNPEYHLNLARAFARSSSFDEAIQALGEYLRTETDAQLASRYERLFSSALDDVESALIEGMRRLELSIQYTGKAIQMWLEYRITIGRRPLRVTKPELWAAALAYTIVKVNFLQLKLGAVAAAFSVSERSLKERFGELVQALDLMPADYRYFVGDQNPLDKLVEAAQIMEELDQRFMED